DNA from Kogia breviceps isolate mKogBre1 chromosome 3, mKogBre1 haplotype 1, whole genome shotgun sequence:
AAGAAATTCTAAGTGTgatttctcaaatatttggagatcataaaaacgttttaaaaataataaattaaaaaatatatataatcccACAATTTTCAGacataacaaaataaaagtagTATATGAGAAAATCATGTTTCATTAAGTTTTAGAACCACAATTAAGAGGTCAAatcacaaataaattttaaatgattttaaaatattgatacctACCATGGGGAAAAAACGTATTATATTTTCAACTGGATTATCTGCAATATCCAAGACTAAATATctgaaaatagaatattttgtgataagcacattttcagataaaactctattcatatataaaaatgaaaatttcttggCAACCatgaaaataatgcaaaacaACTTTCAAAATATCATATTCCCAAGAACCGAGCCATAGATTTTATACCGCTTGAAAGCATAGATAGCATTTAAAGCCTTAAATAGCACGTTAACATTTCTCTGATACcttagtataaaaaaagaaatctatctgcttaaaatagaaaaatcacaagTAGGAAGAAACCTTCCTCTAGATCAGAGTGGACttggaaaataaagacaaaagttGCCTGTTTTCCTTATTGTTATTCTTCTATTTCTACCAGCTTCCCTAGGACTAAAAGATTTTTCTCTGGATGGCCCTGCCACCTTTCCTCACAACCCTAGAGAGGACAATTCAGAGGAAGCCCAAAGTCTGAGAGAAGAAACTAACCAAATAGAAGGCAGCAGTCTGACAGAGCCCTGAGTCAAACATTCATTGTTTGAACTAACCTTCAGTAGAGCAACAAGCAACAAAGACCACCTGTCCTGGAACTTTACACcttcaaaagcatttaaaataagtCATTTTAATATACTAGCCTTATTTTGTGAAAAACTTCTATTTCTGGAAATTCcatggcagttcagtggttaggacttggttctttcactgctggggccctgggtttgaaccctggtcaggaaactaagatcccacaagctgcgtggtacggccaaaaataaaaaataaaaacttccattTCTAACCTATCCAACACCACCTGTTTATTGACACAACTTAGTTAAGTAATTAAGTTATAAAATTTAAAGTCAATATTGCTTTAATGATCATTTTGGTGTCAGCAACTTCAATAAATTCAGGGCTTATCACACAGAAGCTGTATCCAGGACATTTTGGCACTATAAACAAAAATTCTATACAAATTAGAAAGCTATATAgtatggcattttaaaatataacattttcattttctttaatatacacaagtctatatgtgtgtatacataataCACATATACAGTAGAAAAAGTTTagaaggaaatataccaaaatgttaaagTTATGTTCCTCTGGGTTGTGGATTTAtggatgacttttaaaatatttttcttggtgTCATTCTGTATTTTCCAACATATCTATAAAGAACAAGTATTTCTTTTGCAATTAGAAAAAATTcgatctattttattttagattacaGATATTCCCTTTTTAAAACTAGTTTTTATTAACTGAAAAATGTGTACACACGGTAAAAAATTCTAACAGTATAAAGACATCTGCAATGAAACCTAGGTCTCTCTACCATCCGAGACCCTAAATTTCCCTTCTCAGAAGTAACTACTATCAAGTTTCTAGTCTGTCAGTCCAGAAATTTTCTATGCAAATACAAGAATATATGCCTAATgtactgcatttatttttaaacacatggCTCTGCACCTTGctgttttcatttaataaatcttGAAGATTAGTCCGTATCAGCAcacaaagaaatatttcattctttttcatggttaCAGTATTCTATCATGTATTCACACAATATATTTTATAGTCTCTTATACTGATGGACATCAGGTTGCTTTCATTCTTACAAACAATAAAGCAGAACATTAAAACAGTTTTAACATATATGCTTTTATACAAAAATTTCTAGAATGATATCAAAAAAAGAGTTAATAGTAGCTGCCTCATTGCTAGAGATAGATTAGGTAGCTGGGTTTAGGGGAGGAAAGAGACATTTTCCTTATATACCTTTTTGACCCTTTGGCCTTTGTATCATGTGtaatatatgctttatttttttaaatgaagctaaaacaaagaacattaaaaaccatcagatgctcaacctcatcattttaagataaatgagaaaggcaaattaaaactacacaaGATGCCATTTTTACTCCAGGAaattgggaaaaattaaaaatgttttataattttgtcttAGAGAGATACCAAGGAAAGAGTCCCTCTCATTTACTTcacagtgggaatgtaaactgatacaactcACTGGAGGGCAATTTGTAacatctattaaaatttaaatgctcACGTTctttaatccagcaattccacctctacAAATTTATCCTATTGATGTATTCACATATGAATTAAATGATATATACAGGGATGCTCACTACATTAGCAAAAGTCTGGAAAGAATCTAAATGTCCAGCAAGAGGAGATGGGTTGAATAAATTTTAGTACAGTAAAACAATGGATTACTGTGCAACTTAAAAAGAATAATgcgggagttccctggtagcctTGTGGTTAGGCTTCTGGGCTttcactggtcggggaactgagatcccgcaagctgtgaagtatgggggggaaaaaaaagaagaatgcagcTAAGAAATAATATGAAgcaatctccaaaatacataattttttaaaaaggctaactTGATctgtaagaatatgtttatatatgtaacaTACCTCTGGAAACATACTCAAAAACAACGGATACCTGCAGGGAGGAGAACTGAGCATCTAGGGGACAGGAATAGGGAAACCTACTTTTCAGTATACATGTTTTTGAACATTTAGAATTCCACATTCTGTGcatgaattacttttaaaaaatattttaaaggaagtttATTCTTTAAATGATGTACTGTATGACCCAtctttataaaacatatatatatatatatatatatatatatatatatatatatatacacacacacaggagaaaaATCCAATACAATAAAATCaacttgaaataaaaacattacatGTTTGCTAcccttaacatttttataaattatagcaACAATTCTTACCTAAATAATTGTTGAAAGTTGGGTTTAATAAAGTTTGCTTCAATATTTTGTCTTATACATATTATATGAGTTATTCCATGTTTCTGTAGTATAGGTAGCtataaaaaaaagggagagaaatagtttaaaatacaaaacatcaCCTTATTGTAAAACAGATATTTGAAAATACACAGGACTCAACTTTAGAACTAATGTAGCCACATCTGAGCTTTAAGTACAGGGGATCAAAGCTAATTTCATAATAACATACCTGAAGTGATCAGCAAAATATTTCAATGATTCAAGGTTAATACACTACATGTCCTCAAAAGGCTAACAGgattattttatatctataattTTAGAGCTTGATATGACcttaaagataatttatttgGGAAACAATACTACACCTTCATTATATACCTTATTGTACACTTTGACCTTTGTATCATGTGTAATAtactttattacttatttataatttacatttaaatactctttattatttatttataataccaTATAGTGGTTAAAGGCATGGGCTTTTGAGTCATGAGAGCCCAAGCTCTAGATCTCAGCCCTGCTAATGACCTGAGCACTGTGGCTCAATTTTCTCacatgaaaataaggaaaatccTACCTATTCACTTGAGGGGTTGTGAgaattatataagaaaatatgtttgGCATACTGCCTGGGACACACAGCAAGAGTTTTCAGTAAATGGCAGTTACATATATTgactacaattttattttttagagaagacTACTATGACATAAACAGttgttcaacatcactgatcTCTAGACtactccctgcctctcccagtATACTTTTTCTACTATAAGCCAGAATTAAGTTATACAATTCACAAAAACTAATTAAccttttatggttttaaaaattctcctaaaGTTAAAACTGGCAACTCCAAAGGATATTATATTCTGTGGTGCTTTTGGGCtctacatttaaaacaatttaacatGACAACTCTAAGAACtatcaaataaagttttatttgcaaGTGACTATAGGTTTCAGTGAAATTTACAGGTGACATGTTATTTTAATAGTTAGAATATAAATTCCATGAGAATAAGGACTTTGTTCACTGATTCATTCTAAGTATGCataaaacagtgcctggaacatagaacTTGTTCAATAATTATATGTTcaagaaatgaatgaacaaatcatGAAGAATCAGAATTAATAACCTTGagttttctattttcagtttataaTCCTATATATTTAATTCCCTTTCTGTAATAAACAGTCCAGAACAGCAATACTAATAATtcatgaaagaagtcaaagaataatttatatttgttatagactgaatgtttgtgtctccctaaaattcctatgttgaagccctaacttccGAAGTAACAGTATTAGttggtggggcctttgggaggtaattagataTAGATGAGGCCATGTGGGTGGAGCAcccatgatggaattagtgcccttataagaaaaggaagagacatcAGAGTTTCGtctctgccatgtgaagatacagcaagaaggcagcaaaCCATGAAGGGGGCCCTCACCAAAACCTAACCATGCTGGCACTCTTATCTCAAACttcccggcctccagaactgtgagaaataaatgtcggttgttgaagccatccagtctatggtatttattacagcagcctaAGCTAAGAAAATgtggtttttaaatgttaatttttgcaGGTAGGTTTCCTATGTCTGGCATAGATTAGAGTTAAATTATCTTTGTATTTCCTGAGTACATCCTGAGACAGGGGAAAGGAGGTAAGCATTTGTTAAGATTAACAATGAatcaatggggacttccctggtggtccaatggttaagacttcaccttccaatgcagggggtgcaggttcaatccccggtcggggagctaagatcccacatgccttgtggccagaaagccaaaaaacattaaaaaaagaagcaatactgtaacaaattcaataaaaactcaaaaaaaaaaaaggtccacatcaaaaaacaaatcttaaaaaaataataaatcaatgttCCATATTCACATTTATGGAAACTCCAAAGTAAATTCAATATTCATTCCTTTGTTATGATTGATCTATGATATGTGACATTTTCATATCTACTCTATTAATGTGGGAAACTACAAGAAGACATATATAAAATTAGGGATAAAAACATGTTTTAACAAGCCTGGAAGGCACAGTAGATTACCAAGTGAATAACAAACCTTAAGATAGAACCCAAAAgtaatatcacacaaaatagtttTTACTTTTCAACAGACTTTCATTTATACAAAGCAAATTATGACCTTATCTCATACctacaaacaacagaaaaattttagaaaaagaaatggttcacTACTTACAAAGAGCCTAAATATGTCCCTTTTATTAAAACTGTATTTGAATGTAATAAAAGATAGGTTAAACTAAGTGAGTTTGTTAGAATAGGAGTTTATTCCCTAAGGTTTCTTTATCTCCGttattcttttgttattttttggatgatgaaatgaaaagaaatatgggCTGTACTATAATGACTCATGGTGGGAAATAATCAAATTTTGCCATAGAATCTTTTCTTCAGTCCAATGAGACTATGGTGAAATTAGAGGGAAGAGATTCTGAGACGATAGATCTGTAAACAAACACTTATAAATTAATGTGAGAAAGAGTATATAACAGGTATATTTATAAAGTGCGATGAGAATACAAAAAGCAAATAGTCTAAAATCATCCCGAAGGCCAGTATTTGTGAATATTACATTATTTGGGCATAACTTTGGTTTTACAAAGTAAGTCACAGTTAATTCTATAGTTATCTACCATATTCTTTCCTTAGTATTTCTTTACATAGATATTTTTTTATCAACGTCCCACCTTTCCAACTTAGCTGTAGGCTATCAAAATGACTAGGGTTACTCTTAGATAGTCCTCAACAGTCAAAAAGCCTTCCAGTACCAAAAGGAATgccataaactttaaaaaactccCAATCACCTAAAATTCGTAAATACAtcaaattatttcataaaagCTTTAAATTCTACAGTTTTTATAAAACCTACTGCAGGTAAGTATACACAAGAACACTGACTTCTAAATAGGCAGGTTATTAGGGAAAACATTTGTGATATAATGTTTCACATTATAATTCAAAGAGAATTAGCACTGTCATAATTCATAGGGCTGAATCCTCTAGAAGTGACAATAACACTGTTACATATATTTGAATGAGCTCTACCCTTTTAACTATGTAACTGAAGAAATACATTTCAGGTTAACTATATAGGACATCTAGATATACAGTACAATACTTTACCACCTGGAACATCCAGACCTCTAAAGTCTGGAAGAACAGAAGATTTGAAtcacttcaattaaaatatgtgGGTGTGTATGAGTGCATTCGTATACACCTGTGCACGCACACTCTCTTACCCTTTAACTAAAATGTTAAATAACCTTATTTTGGGATTTAATTGTATCTCATATTTTTCAGAAACTATGATTAGCAATTACAGATGTCTAATATCTTAGAgggtaaataaattattaaaggtCAGTTTTTGGTAAGTCTTTTAAATACATGGAtttcatgaggaaaaaaaatacaaaaactcgTTTGTGATTTGTGGTTAAACATGAGAATCACTGGTCCAGTAAAAGTTGGAAAGTAGGTGCTCCAGAGAGACAACTACTGTTAATATGCAATATCGGTGCACCCTTCCTCAAATAAAACACTTTCTACTAAAAAAATTTACTCCAAATAGTTGGTTAATAACGTCTCTTGATGAATCTAATCTAAAGTTCTTACCTTGCTTTTCATGGCAGAAGAATATGGGCCTAAAAACAATCCAGGCAAAATTtcctaggaaaaaaaattgagctaTTTACCATCAGCAATTTAAATCTATACAAAAGATGTACCATATGAGTGGATTAGCTGAGTGTTTTCATAGTTGTTATAATAATTTGCTAAAAAGCTTGTTATTTAGGGAGTATCTTCTAGCCACACTGAGCAAATGATTGGGAAGAGAAATGCAGATGTGCTTTATATCATCAAATGACACATTTAAAGTTGAAATGTAGTTTTGAAAAGTCAGGTATTTGAACTTCCATAGTGCTTTTTATAAGCAATTTGAGTAGAATAACTATATTGTATTGTTGTCTTTTAGATTACTAAAACACCCCTAATTTTACTTCTATTCTCTGCTAtagtatagaaataaaataggtATAAAGAAAATCATCCCTTTGGAATTACACAAAACCTTATTCAGTCAAATCAAAAGTAGTACaagataaaataattacaatttttatCTATGTAAAGTATTATtgcaaagcttaaaaaaaagactattgaCTACTGACAGAGTTTcagcaatttaaataaataatttctgaatggtgaattaaaatttattctatGTGAATTCAATATAGAAAGCTTTCAGTGTGAATTCTATTTGAATTCAATATAGAAAGTTTTTAGTATACAGAGTATATATCAAACTCTATATACTAATATAATTTTGTAGTTCGGTTCTATGGGACATCAGAATTATTTGTGTATAGGTGTGATTTCTTCTAATAGCTTCTTGTGGGCAGAAACTAAATTTTCCTCATATTTGCATTCCCCATAGCACCAAGTAAAATGCCCCATGGGtaatcacatatttttaaaaagtgaattttcacagagagaaaggaaacagatatttAGAAGTCAAGGGATTCCTGAGAAGGAGAGACAATGCTTGATCTTGGGAGTAGCAAAgttgaaatgcaaaacaaaaaaagtactgCTATGTGGGTTAGCTatcactaattcattcattccatactGTGAGTATTCAACTCAATCTTCAGGAGACCTTCACTATGAAAGTTGACTGGGAATCAGACACAAAGATGAGCAATCAAGTCAAAAGGGTGATGTGCTTTACAGTCAACTCTCCTGAGTTTATCTAAGCTAGACAAACACAGAAAGTAAACTGCTttcagaaataatacaaatattgtacccaatttttcagatgaagaaaaacaaagtgactCATTAAGCACAAACATATATTACTATGTCCATGgttctaagaaataaatttcatctCCCATCTTTTTAAGAGCCACGATTAactttaaatatgttaatatttaaaatactcaGTGATGAACCTATAGATCATGAGTCAACAGGACTCAAATCCTTTGTGAAATTAGGTTAAATTATTTAACAACGATAGTAACAGTAATACAGGCTGGCTGGAATAAATGAGAAGGTTGTCATACCTGCATCTCTCGTCTCATAGGGTAGGTCCACtccttaaaaatggaagaaaaacataagaaaagtAAATAACATTATGAAAAATGTCATCCAATTAAAGGTTAAAGATGTGATATACAAGTgtatggagttttaaaaaatacattatacttatagaatgttctataaaaatAGCAGATTCAATTGGCTTCacaaacacttaaaaatttaagTGACAAGAAACAACGATTAAGGTAATTCTTTAAATAACTGGGCTTCCAAAATTATGATTATGTTACTTTATAATGGATGGAATAGCTCAATAATTATAAGGACAGGTATTCCAGAAGTTTCTCTCAAAAATGATCCTCTAAATCAGACATGTCAAACAGACTTTTCGTCATTCGTGCCAACTCTAATCAACTGGCAGTAGACAGCTAAAACTCTGTGTGGAGAAAGACTCAAAGAAGTAAAGAGTGCTGTGGTCATTGAGCAATATCTGCAATgatgaaagaagaacagaatgtgATAGGCATTTATTTGCCATTCCTGATCTAAACTGCCAGATGCTCATCAAACAGCCTTTCCCATACCTCACTTGGGCTTAAGATTCTGTCTAGTTCAAGATCTTTTACAGATACACTTCACCAAAGTACAGAGGTCATTCTTGGGATGCAGACCAAGATAAAGAAGTtggaaaataatgcaaaatgccaaaagacagaaaatattttaaaagaaaaaagcaattacaGTGAATTGAAATGAAGAATCAAATATAGTACAGATagtcctcatttgtaaatggaCTACATTCCAAAAGTTTCTAGCTTGGTTGCTTAAAACTCAGAATTATAAACAGTAATTAGGTTTCTAAAGTTAAAActgcaaaaagttaaaaaaaactttttattttgaaataattttagaattacagaaaagttgaaaaaatagtaCAAGGAATTCCCTTTACCCTCCATCCAGAGTCCCCAAgtcagaaaagtatttttaacatATAAGGTAGAAATGTTATATCTCTGTAATGGAAAGAGAGAATAGTACTCCTACAAAGACagtcagcatttttttaaaaataaagaaacaaaatacatttttcatttttaaaaattttttaaattaaaattcttttttaaattttatttattaatttatctgcTTACTTgcttgcagtacgcgggcctctcactgttgtggcctctcctgttgctgagcacaggctccggatgcgcaggctcagcggtcatggctcacgggcctagccgctccgcggcatgtgggatcttcctggaccggggtacgaacccgtgtcccctgcatcggcaggcagactctcaaccactgcgccaccagggaagcccacatttttcatttttaatcttgaAAATTGGTCTCAGCAATGTAGTAGAAGCAGACTATAAACCCTGAGAAACCATCTATGAAAAATgactgttaaaatatattttttaaagtatctttaaatGCATAGCTGAACTAAGAAGTGAGGGAAATCCCCAGAGAGACACACACTCATAAACACAAGAAAGCACAAACCCAGCAAGGGTAGTAAGTAAGCACTGAAACAGAGCATACTGAGAAGATCTGCTAGTCTTTTCATGGCCTtatatttctttctgttcttttaaaatgtaggtaTAAAAGAACTTTTAATGAGGTGCTAAAATGCCCAAATCTGAATGTAGAGCTCAATCAATTTTTACaaacatatatacccatatgATCACCACTCAGATGAAgatttccatcatcccagaaagttccctcattcTTCTTCTCAGTCAATATCTCCTGTTTTCAGAGGTGACCACTGACTTCCATCACAACAGATTTTAGTTTTGTCTGTTCTGgaacttcatgtaaatggaatcatacagcagtACTATTTTATGTCTGGTTTATCTCACTCAACCTAATGTccgtgagattcatccatgttgttgtgtatgtcagtagtttgttctttttcactgCTGTGCAGTACACTATTGTATAAATATTCCACAATTTACTCATTCTCCTGTTGGTGGAGATTTAAAtagcttccaggttttggcaattatgaataaaggtgcAATGAAAACTCTTTTATATGCTCTTTGGTggacatatgtatttattgctcTTGGATATACAAGTGGCAATGGAATGACTAAATCACAGAGTAGGCCTATATTTGGCTTTACTAGACACTGTCAAAAGTTTTAGAAGagcaatttacactcccaccaggaATGTATGGGAGTTctagttgttccacatcctcatgaTGGCCTTAATTTTAAATGGCATGGCACATGAGACAAAGCCTAGGACCTGCTCAATGTCAGATCATGACCAAAAAGCTGGCACCCCCAAAGGGCAACACCCTCAGTGAAAGATAAAGTGGAGGAAGTAGGGCCTCACTTCATCCCCATAAAAATGAGTTCTCTTGCCTTTCCTAGCTTTGGTTCTGagtaggtggtggtggtggtagcagTGGCGTGGGGTGCTCCTAACCAATCTGGTCTTCACTCAGGTTTGGCATTAGAATGCAATTATCTTCGTGAGGCCAAGTGAAAATCTAATGTCAAGTGGTCCTGGGTAAATAGTGTCCATGGCTTTCTGGGAGAAGCAAATGCATTTTCTCTTTGGAGGAACATACCCTAAACCTAGATCAGAAATAATTCAAACAGATAGGTTCCAATGAACTTGCaatataaaattcattaaaaaaaaaaaagaggaaacaaatcaCCATGAAAAGTGATACAACTGAATCACAGCCACAAAGACGGCAGATATTAACTACAACAATGAAAAATACAacacatttaatacatttaaagaaataagagtACCGTAAGTATGACCAAAAATTAAGAAACTAATTTTTAAGGGAGCCAAAAGGAATATGTAGAACTGAAAAagtacaactgaaatgaaaaatcaacaGATAGGCTAAACAGAAGGACACAATTAGAGAGAGAATCTGTGAACTGGAAAACAGAACTAATGAAATGACCTAAAttcagagatggaaaatatgagcAGTTAATAGACATATAAGATACAATTAAATGGTCTAACATCCATAGAATCCAAGTTCCAGAAGGAGGggtaagaaaataaaggagagataTTATACCAGATATtaatgagaattttccaaaagtaGTTAAAGATACCTCAGAAATAGGAGGCCCAGTAAATCCCAAGCAggataaaggaaagaaatgcaCAGGTAAACAGTGAAACAGCAGCACAGCAAACCCAGAAAGGAGAATTTCTTTTTCCAGACTAAAAGCAAATAGAACACTCAAAAAGAATAGAGGCCAGAAGACCTACATATATGCAGTCAATTACTTTTCCTGAAAGACATACCAAGGCAATTCAATGCAGAAAGAAAAGTCTAttaacaagtggtgctggaacaactggataaaTGTCTGGAAAATAAAACGAATCTTGATCCTGACcacacatgtgtgtgtgcgcatgcacaTGCacgcaagcacacacacacacacaaacatctcatctgtcttcattgctgtatctATTTCCAGCACTTGAtgacagtacctggcacagagtaggcactcaataaataactgCTGAATGAacgaaaaaaagtgtgtgtgtgtgtgtgtgtgtgtgtgtgtgtgtgtgtgtataaacataaatgcaaaaatgatataacttctagaagaaaacataggagaatatctttgcaaccttgggaaaaggaaagatGTCTTAAAGAGGGCACAAAAGGTACtaagcacaaagggaaaaaacaatttAGTAAATTcgatttcatgaaaattaaaaacttttgctcaaGGAAatacactgttaagaaaatgaaagatcaagccacagactgaaataaaacatttgtaatacatatatccaacaaaagacttgtatccaaaatacaaaaatacacacCAACAATAAagtgaaaacataattttttaaatgggcaaagaagTGGACAGACATCTCATTATGGAAGATATCTAAATGGCCAATatcacatgaaaatgtgctcaacattagggaaattcaaattatattaaaacaacaaattcaaattcaaagCACAAGATACCATTCCATACCCACGATTGACGAAAGTTAaaaagtgacaacaccaaatgttagTAATAACGTGGAGCAACTGGGACTTTCAAACACTGCTGagtataaaatgaaatgttaataATACACTTACCCTAttaatctagcaattccactactaagatttaccaaagagaaatgaaaacatacgtccACGAAAAGACttgtacaaaaatattcaaagcagctttattcatcatAACTCCaaataacccaaatatctatCCATGGTATACTCATACAATGAAACagtactcagcaatgaaaaagaaccaACTACCCATAAACACAATATAGATGAATTTCACACGTATTatgttcagtgaaagaagccataaacaaaacagtCCATTTtgcatgattcaatttatatgaagttcaagaacagataAAACTAAACTATGGTTATAGAAATCATATTCGTTGCCTaatgtggggtggggtaggggttgCCTAGAAATGGATATGAGGTAACTTTCTATGTTGGGAGAAATGGTCTACATCTTGATACAAGCAGTAGTTACACTGGTGTATACATTTAACAAaactcactgaattgtacacttaatatCTGTGCATTACActctatgtaaattttatttctattaaaaaagagagagcatcCAGACAAAAAAGACAGATTACATATAAAGACAATCTGACTGACCCTGACTTCTCAACTACAAGAATGGAAAggcagaagacagaggaataatACAAAGTGGTGAGATAAATAACTGTTAGTTTAGAATATATATTGAGAAAATCGTCTTTCAAGAACAAGAGTGAAATAAAAGACAATtgcatacaaacaaacaaaagacagttTACTACCAGCAGACTCTTATTAAAGGAACTTCTAAAAGATGTTTTTTGAAGAAAAGGTACTActgtctctattttacatttctattttaggTACAGAGAGCCTACATAACCTGACTTCAGGTTCACGTAGTCTGACTCTAGAGTCCATTCTCTTAATCACTACACTATACAGCCTCTCAATGTAAGAATGAACTATAAGGCAAACATGTAGttatatttaaacaaatactgactacataaaataataataatgattagttTATAGCAATTAATAGAAcagaaa
Protein-coding regions in this window:
- the STYX gene encoding serine/threonine/tyrosine-interacting protein isoform X3, which gives rise to MTAEPAHPEPVLSNRRGHNSERPAYCKQEWTYPMRREMQEILPGLFLGPYSSAMKSKLPILQKHGITHIICIRQNIEANFIKPNFQQLFRYLVLDIADNPVENIIRFFPMTKEFIDGSLQSGGKVLVHGNAGISRRDAFAYVQERRFCINPNAGFVHQLQEYEAIYLAKLTIQMMSPLQIERSLSVHSGTTGSLKRTHEEEDDFGNMQVATAQNG